Part of the Vigna angularis cultivar LongXiaoDou No.4 chromosome 1, ASM1680809v1, whole genome shotgun sequence genome, AATTACCTGTTTGGccttcttttttatcttttactgttgaatacaattcaaaatCCCTACCCGGTCGATGTAAATCAAATATCCTAATACATTTGTTGTATCCAGCAAATATCCTACAAGACAAGACAAACAgtttaaataacttttacaaaGACACATTCATCGCTTGAAGTCAAGTAAACCAAAAATCATTCCGTATTTTGAAAAACACCTCCTAAGCATTACATatcttctaaaattttaatagtgTGCAACTCACTTAGTAAGGTAAGGTTATTTGCCGATAACATATGAACATAAAAACCCAAGGGATGCCTGTATATTCAAATGTCCTGGTTAATATGTTTTAGtgattataaatatagttaaatttGCTTTTCATCCTCCAAGATATTTTATTTGGGTCTGGTCCCTATAAAGTTTATGTTCCTTATCACCACACATGTGACGTTACAATGGGCATTGATGTAACATGGCTACATCATCACTGAATGGCAACAGTCTGGCACAGACAATTTTTAGAACTAAAaccaacaaaaaaagaaatggaagacTGCAAACAATTTTAGCCATATTTCCAAGGATTAAAAACATACAGGTAAGCCTAAATGTCCTAGAGAAAGTTTATGAAAGTTAAATGAGGAAAAACTATGGGACCTGTGAGCATGAAATATGAGTTATTCTCATAGAAACATTGTGTTGTGCATCTACAATTTGCAAATTGTTGGTCCTTAAAGAAATAGCTTACTTAGTCCCTGCTGGATTAAAAGCAATAGAAAAAGCAGCTGTAATTTCATCCATTGCATCATATGCCCGATATGTGCAACGTAACTGCAAGTTTCACCAAAAGCAATGGTCAGAAATCACCATAGCAGCACAAAAACTATAATGTACCTTCAAAGCTGCCAATAATGTTAGTTCTTAGCAATAACATTTGAGATTTTAAAAAACGTTCCTCGACTGGGATTTTATTTGCAACATCAATGTTTATAGTGTCCTCTATTTCATGCAATACCAAGAAACGACGAAATCACAACTGTCATGGTGACCATTTTTTAAAACCTTGGTAACACTATTAGCACTTCAAGAAAAACTATATCCCCATTCAACCAGTGCTACATTTATCCGTTCCCTTAATATTCCACTCCATTTAAACTTTGATAGTTCCGAAAATCATTCAATGGCTCTAGGATGACAAACAGTTTAAGCACAAAACTAAAACGAGAAACAATGAAAGTACCTGGCCCGAGGTAGCATCCCATAAATGAATCGGATGGTCTCGAGTAGTAGTCGCAAAAACATTGGTCACTAGATCTGCAAATATCCAGTATCATAGACCAATAGACACCATCACTATCAGTTACTAAAACGCatagaaaacaaaacatttcTTACCAGAGGAAGACATGTAAGGATACCAACAGAAATCGTGTATAGACTCTCCTTCATGCATGACTACGTTTGCAGCAAAGGAATCTGTAgacaacaacagcaacaacataCAATGAACACCCGAACTTCATATAGCAGTTAATCGCGTTCACTTGTTTATATATTCAAAACGGCGCGATTACCGTCGTCAGAAGCAGCAACGGAAGCGTCGCTTTCAGTTCCCGGTCTGCTAGGGAAAAGCGAAGTGAATTATTTGTACAGAATTACATTATTAGATAGAGCGAAATCGGAATGGAGGTCGCGAAGAGAAGGCTTACGGCGCGAAGAGGCGGAGAGTGTTGTCGTCGGAAGAGGTGAGGAAGCAGGAACCGTCAGGTGACCTAAGAAAGAAGCAGAACTTAAATTAGGAATTGAGAAAGGTAGTAGAAGATAAAagagagtgaaagtgagagtTTAGCGTACCATTTAACGGCCTTGTGGAAATTGTTAGGGTTGGAGGGAGTGATGAACTGACGGTGGAAATGGTAGGTTCTGTGAGGAGAGACATCGAAACGAAGCGCGGGGAAGGAGTACTCTTCTTTGGTGTTGGTGTTTGCTACATCGGATTCCGATTGAAGCACCTCTTCTTCTCCCATCGCCACTGCACAACCACCCTGTTTGTGCTGCCGCCGGATTTGCTGGAAGCTTTTGCTATAAGCGCCAAAACTCGCTCACTCAcacttccaattttattttaattttttaattaaaaaattatatatagagtATATTTGTCAATATCTTATACCTAATAAAGGGTTCAAAACAACTTTTATAATTACATTTCATGATGAGAACAAGGAATTTGAGGTGATTAATGATTTCACTGTTATTTTTAcactaatttattaatttgaatatataattttatttataaatggaTGTTTATTTCCCTATCgtttatattacattaatactCATAGAAACTCTATATAAGTTGTTCAAATTATagtaaaagtatttaatattaCTATATGAGactttgataaaaatatttttaggttATACACGTTAATGATTTTCATAAGAACTccaattttaacaaatttatcaaTCAACGAGATTGGacaaatttttaattactaaCAACCTTAAAGCTCACTTGAAAGATATGCAAAGTAAAGATCAAGCACACtcgagatgaaaaaaaaatgcaaataagGGGTGTAACTTCTAGATTTCATGaaagttcagaaaaaaaaaacgtaagtTAGAGTTTATTTACTAAGAAActaaattcaaattcatttgagaaaaacataaaatcttaattaaaaaaccATAATGGTACACTAATTAGTCATTAGTGGTGATGATGCACAATTTgatcataaatttttttctataattaaaaattgataatcGATCTATGATTAAACttccaaacaaataataaaagataagcTCCAATATCAAGAGATAGTTATAAAGCTTATGTATTTTCATATCATTTGTTAGCAAAATAATGcacatgaagttttgatgatgtccaaaatCAAGttaagaagaaatcaagattcaagatgttatgaagacttgtattgctatggaaagcttttgtaataattgtaatttagtgtctaggacttagacatttagtgtttttgattccatgtaattcCATATTATATAATCAAAAACCAGAGTCCAAAGTGcattgttttaatcgattaaaatgggtattaatcgattaaaacgaggctgacactgaaaaccaaattgcctctggaataatcgattaaagcttgttttaatcgattacataatcgattaatcctgagaataatcgattaaatagagccgttggaggttccagagttgaagactagccgttgcactggaataatcgattaaagcctaaaataatcgattagttaatcgattaaacctgagaataatcgattaacactagccgttgggggtttcagatttgaagaactagccgttgtacttattttaatcgattaatacttaagttaatcgattaaaacagtcagatggctcatttttgaagaatggaagagcctttggatgagtctataaatagactctcatttcctctcaaggtcATCAactacaactcttcccttgtgctcaaatactcagaaactcttgagaattgtgtgctcttgctcagctaaggaaactctgtctgtagagttggtgaaatactgctacggtgatagaggaataactggttcatccttggtgtgtctaaggaagtgttcggaagaggaagtcatccttcgtgaagtattcggaggaagtgtttcatcctttgtgaagattcaaaggaggtgttgtttcatctcttgtggcatcaagagaggtgttttctaaactcttacaaattgtatctgtgtgattgtagtttgtaattgttttgtgattagtgaagtgtttatcttgttttgagataagcgactggacgtaggattggtaagatccgaaccaggataaaatcatctgtgcaaatttctctcaaccttactctattttattgtctttattatttgctaagtaagtttaattgagtagaaatttttaaggcacacgtttttagtaagaaccaattcacccccctcttggtttgttattccacgctaacccatCCGCTGCAGCTGCtttgacaattggtatcagagcttgctttgatagtcattcaaatggcaggatcacatcaaacctttgtagagggtgcttctatcaatagaccaccactattcacaggtgaaaattacgcattttggaaggtcagaatgcaaatttttatggaatctattgatatagatatttgggatgctgttgcatctggtccttttgttccaactaacaatatgcaggaaccaaagccccgtgaccaatggactgttgaagataagaaaaaatttggtaatgatgtaaaagctcgcaatattatttcatctgctttaactgttgacgagttttacaggatttctgtttgtaaaactgcacaagaaatgtgggaagttcttagagtaacccacgaaggtacagatgatgttaagagagctagaaagaataccttaatccaggaatacgaaatgttcaggatgaagcaaggggaaacaatcgtagatgttcagaaacgcttcaccaacatcgtaaaccatcttattggactaggtaagtctttcgatactgatgagcttaatataaaaattttgaaatctttagacaggtcttggcaaccaaaagtgactgcaatttctgagtcacaaaatctcaacacaatgaccatggcgacattatttggaaagttgagagagcatgaacttgacctcggaagactagatgaagaagaagcaaaaactaagaaaaagactctagccttcaaatctgaggtagaaaagagcaaaagcaaaatggaagatgaagactcagaagaagacGAAAATTTGAGTATACTAATCAAGAGgttcaacaggttcatgaaatcaaaaggcaaagggagattcagaaacgaaaagagagaaaatcaaggatcttcctcaaattatagatgctatggttgcggagaaaagggacatttaaaagcagactgcccaaatcaaaagaagggtgaagaaaagaaagaaaagaaattcttcaagaaaaagagagcatacatcgcatgggacgatgacaacgaatcaatttctgactcgagcagttctgatgaagaagcaaacatatgtctaatggcggatgacgacactgctggaagccaagtaagtacatctaacgattcagataattctagtcaatatgatagtgaaactgaattgAATGATACTTATGTTGCTTTATTGgtagaatccgaaaaattagatatagctcataagaaattgaaaaaggaatttaaagagttaaaattaaattttgaaaacattcttgaagaaaatgaaaatttgaagtttacttctgaaaatttgtctaaaataaatgataatttgaaaactgaatttagaAATTTGTCTGAaaaaaacagaagtttgaaaaataaatttttatatcaagcagaagaaatcagaaatttaaaaagtaaagttttatattatgaaaaagaaaaatatattgctaataatgaatgtgaatcttgcataaaattcaaatatttttctgaaaatacaaccactggagaatgtagtaaaaataatgaaaacaaggttgttaaaaataagtatgttcctaaaaataaacataatcatagaacccgtagaacttgggtagaaaaaggaacaacttataggaacacaaatgttgcatcatgcttttattgtatgaaaaagggtcatacatctaacaaatgtaaaattaagcattatggtgttccaagtggtagatatgcttgggttgtaaaatgattttaatctttttaatctaacccaaaggacccatacaaagtagttgggtacctaaatagct contains:
- the LOC108343923 gene encoding uncharacterized protein LOC108343923, which produces MGEEEVLQSESDVANTNTKEEYSFPALRFDVSPHRTYHFHRQFITPSNPNNFHKAVKWSPDGSCFLTSSDDNTLRLFAPPGTESDASVAASDDDSFAANVVMHEGESIHDFCWYPYMSSSDLVTNVFATTTRDHPIHLWDATSGQLRCTYRAYDAMDEITAAFSIAFNPAGTKIFAGYNKCIRIFDLHRPGRDFELYSTVKDKKEGQTGIISAMAFSPFHSGMLALGSYNQTAAIYREDNMELLYLLHGQEGGITHVQFSKDGNYLYTGGRKDPYILCWDVRKSVDCVYKLYRSSENTNQRILFDIDPSGQHLGTGGQDGLVHIYNLQTGQWVSSFEAALDTVSGFSFHPFLPHAVSSSGHRRFVIPEDGNEELRLSGRENCVSVWTFCYDSMEIDKESNDSFNNQSGSGYLD